GGCGCTTCTCAGTGCAGCGCCCTGGGCGCGCTCAGGATGAACTCCGGAATGGGGGCCTCGAAGGTGACCCCGTCCTCCGCCACCATCTGGTAGCTGCCGGTCATGGTGCCCACGGGGGTGGCGATGGCGGTGCCGCTGGTGTATTCGAAACGCTCGTCGGGCCTGAGCACCGGCTGCTCGCCCACCACGCCCAAGCCCCGCACCTCCTGCACGCGACTGTCGGCGTCGGTGATGATCCAGTGGCGGCTTATGAGCTGGGCGGTGACCGTGCCGGTGTTGGTGATCGTGATGGTGTAGGCGAACACGTAGCGGCTCTCGGCTTCGTCCGACTGCTCGGGCAGGTACGTGGTCCGCACCTTCACGTCGATGCTGTATTTCTTCCGCTCAGTCATCATGGCAGGAGGGAGGGGGTTGGGCCTTGCACGCTCGCTTGGCGAACGGATGCGCCTATTGCACACCAAAGGCGGCGCTCGCACAAGCGCTCGAAGATGGGCGGGCATAACCGGGGCTTTCGCCGGTGATCAGCGACCGTTATGCAGGGGTGGGGGGAATGCCGTT
This portion of the Pelomicrobium methylotrophicum genome encodes:
- the apaG gene encoding Co2+/Mg2+ efflux protein ApaG, with protein sequence MTERKKYSIDVKVRTTYLPEQSDEAESRYVFAYTITITNTGTVTAQLISRHWIITDADSRVQEVRGLGVVGEQPVLRPDERFEYTSGTAIATPVGTMTGSYQMVAEDGVTFEAPIPEFILSAPRALH